In one window of Hyla sarda isolate aHylSar1 chromosome 1, aHylSar1.hap1, whole genome shotgun sequence DNA:
- the ELMOD2 gene encoding ELMO domain-containing protein 2 isoform X2 has product MLLCIWQYFYSNYFRYWLKWFLRQIDGKCELQRICDGSKDGARRTHRIEYSLEHSKRKVLRCAIDIAENEVDRYVADIVQEKKVNVEKDKRFQINLRICLLQISGYKKLYLDVESVRKQPYDSDNPQHEQQLLELWDLLMPHEKLKSRITKQWGDIGFQGDDPKTDFRGMGFLGLANLLYFSRNYTEESRLILSHSNHPKIGYSYAIVGINLTEMAYSLLKSGALKSHFYNMVPGFPEMKCFHQFFCYLLYEFDKFWIKEEPESIMHFNQYREKFHDQIKHLLSDPDVILTL; this is encoded by the exons ATGCTTCTCTGTATCTGGCAGTATTTTTACAGCAACTATTTTAGATATTGGTTGAAATGGTTCCTAAGGCAAATAGATGGCAAATGTGAGCTGCAGAGGATTTGTGATGGGTCCAAGGATGGTGCTCGAAGGACACACCGGATAG aATATTCCTTGGAACACTCAAAAAGGAAG GTCCTGAGATGTGCTATCGATATTGCTGAAAATGAAGTTGACAGATATGTAGCTGATATTGTACAAGAAAAGAAAGTAAATGTGGAAAAAGATAAAAG GTTTCAGATAAACTTAAGGATATGCTTATTACAGATCTCTGGCTATAAGAAGCTCTATTTGGATGTGGAGAGTGTAAGGAAGCAGCCATATGACTCCGACAATCCTCAACATGAGCAGCAGCTGTTGGAG CTTTGGGACTTACTAATGCCTCATGAGAAGCTGAAGTCTAGAATCACAAAGCAGTGGGGGGACATAGGCTTTCAAGGGGATGATCCAAAGACTGATTTCCGTGGTATGGGCTTTCTGGGACTGGCTAATTTGTT GTATTTTAGTAGAAATTACACAGAAGAATCTCGTTTAATATTGTCTCATTCCAATCATCCAAAAATTGG gtattcctatgctatTGTTGGCATCAATCTGACAGAAATGGCATACAGTTTACTCAAGAGCGGTGCTCTGAAGTCTCACTTCTATAACATGGTTCCTGGATTCCCTGAGATGAAATGctttcatcagttttttt gctATCTTTTGTATGAATTTGACAAGTTCTGGATTAAAGAAGAACCTGAGAGTATTATGCATTTCAACCAGTACAGAGAAAAATTTCATGATCAGATCAAGCACCTCCTCAGTGACCCAGATGTCATACTGACTCTTTAA
- the ELMOD2 gene encoding ELMO domain-containing protein 2 isoform X1, whose translation MLKTQQHAQCEHSLSYNVGIRMLLCIWQYFYSNYFRYWLKWFLRQIDGKCELQRICDGSKDGARRTHRIEYSLEHSKRKVLRCAIDIAENEVDRYVADIVQEKKVNVEKDKRFQINLRICLLQISGYKKLYLDVESVRKQPYDSDNPQHEQQLLELWDLLMPHEKLKSRITKQWGDIGFQGDDPKTDFRGMGFLGLANLLYFSRNYTEESRLILSHSNHPKIGYSYAIVGINLTEMAYSLLKSGALKSHFYNMVPGFPEMKCFHQFFCYLLYEFDKFWIKEEPESIMHFNQYREKFHDQIKHLLSDPDVILTL comes from the exons ATGTTAAAAACGCAACAAcatgcacagtgtgaacacagccttagctaCAATGTAGGGATCAG GATGCTTCTCTGTATCTGGCAGTATTTTTACAGCAACTATTTTAGATATTGGTTGAAATGGTTCCTAAGGCAAATAGATGGCAAATGTGAGCTGCAGAGGATTTGTGATGGGTCCAAGGATGGTGCTCGAAGGACACACCGGATAG aATATTCCTTGGAACACTCAAAAAGGAAG GTCCTGAGATGTGCTATCGATATTGCTGAAAATGAAGTTGACAGATATGTAGCTGATATTGTACAAGAAAAGAAAGTAAATGTGGAAAAAGATAAAAG GTTTCAGATAAACTTAAGGATATGCTTATTACAGATCTCTGGCTATAAGAAGCTCTATTTGGATGTGGAGAGTGTAAGGAAGCAGCCATATGACTCCGACAATCCTCAACATGAGCAGCAGCTGTTGGAG CTTTGGGACTTACTAATGCCTCATGAGAAGCTGAAGTCTAGAATCACAAAGCAGTGGGGGGACATAGGCTTTCAAGGGGATGATCCAAAGACTGATTTCCGTGGTATGGGCTTTCTGGGACTGGCTAATTTGTT GTATTTTAGTAGAAATTACACAGAAGAATCTCGTTTAATATTGTCTCATTCCAATCATCCAAAAATTGG gtattcctatgctatTGTTGGCATCAATCTGACAGAAATGGCATACAGTTTACTCAAGAGCGGTGCTCTGAAGTCTCACTTCTATAACATGGTTCCTGGATTCCCTGAGATGAAATGctttcatcagttttttt gctATCTTTTGTATGAATTTGACAAGTTCTGGATTAAAGAAGAACCTGAGAGTATTATGCATTTCAACCAGTACAGAGAAAAATTTCATGATCAGATCAAGCACCTCCTCAGTGACCCAGATGTCATACTGACTCTTTAA